A stretch of Aythya fuligula isolate bAytFul2 chromosome 1, bAytFul2.pri, whole genome shotgun sequence DNA encodes these proteins:
- the TMSB4X gene encoding thymosin beta-4 codes for MSDKPDMAEIEKFDKSKLKKTETQEKNPLPSKETIEQEKQAGES; via the exons ATGTCCGACAAACCAGACATGGCCGAGATCGAGAAATTTGACAAGTCCAAATTGAAGAAGACAGAGACGCAAGAGAAAAATCCCCTGCCTTCAAAAGAAA CAATTGAACAGGAGAAGCAAGCGGGTGAATCGTAA